From the Argentina anserina chromosome 3, drPotAnse1.1, whole genome shotgun sequence genome, the window tttaattaatttaatatatatatatatcgtgcaATTTTGCATAAAATAGCTAACTAAATCAATATTTAAAGCAAAATAATTTATCGTATCACCTACATTTTAGTTCAAATGATTAAAAACGTATTAAATCTTTATTACACAGAATGCTACTTTCTTAAATGAGTCGtgtatatgtttattttatatagatatttgtttgatttgataTTAATCGTGTCATGTAGGTTCATTTCGTGTTAGTGGGTTAACCCACTATTTATTCGTTTATTAAATGGGTCATGACAGGTTAACCCGCCGTTGACCCGTTTTTTAATCGTGTGGGTTCAACCCGCTTTATttcgtgcaggtttcgagtcATGTCGGAATTGACAGTCCTAGTGAGGATGACGAGATTCTGCCCATCTGCTCAAGGATTCACCATTGCTGAtcgattttgaaaaaaaaaaaaatttgagggATCGTGCCACCgaatgaactttttttttttgcatatgTAAGGGAATTGAAtgtattaataaataaaattatggaACTTATATTCATACCTCCCAAATTGGCACACCTCTTTAGCCAATGTACTtccaatttatttttataaaatagCAATATGCTATTTAGACCTCCATATTTTTTCCAAAATATCCATTAtctaattaaatcaataaaatgTTATCCATACCTCCACAATTGTTAATTATACTTCCTTCAATCAAACCTCCATCACATTGATTTTTTCCGTTCAATAagtttttagttttgtttatATTCATAGCTAACTTGTTTGTAAAAGTTACAGTATATTACCAAATATATTTATCTGAAGTTCTTTAACATCATCATTGATTATGATAATTATAGTGAAACCGAAAAATAAAATCTCTTTAAAACAAAAgctaaaaacaataaaaatcaatatCAATTTAGTGTGTACATCATCTTTCGAAAAATACATCAGAGTCAATGCCTACACATTACATAACCTTTGAAACTAACATAAAATTTTACTTAATTCATTTAATAATCGTGTTAAAAATTATAACCAAACTCAACCTACTTATTAAACGGGTTACCCGTTTCCAACCTGTTTAatcaatttaatatatatatatatatatatatatatatatcgtgcaATTTTGCATAAAATAACTAACTAAATCAATATTTAAAGCAAAATAATTTATCGTATCACCTACATTTTAGTTCAAATGATTAAAAACGTATCAAATCCTTATTACACAGAATGCTACTTTCTTAAATGAGTCGtgtatatgtttattttatatagatatttgtttgatttgatcATGTAGGTTCATTTCGTGTTAGTGGGTTAACCCACTATTTATTCGTTTATTAAATGGGTCATGACGGGTTAACCCGCCGTTGACCCGTTTTTTAATTGTGTGGGTTTAACCCGCTTTATttcgtgcaggtttcgagtcGTGTCGGAATTGACAGTCCTAGTGAGGATGACGAGATTTTGCCCATCTGCTCAAGGATTCACCATTGTTGATCgattgtgaaaaaaaaatttgagggATCGCGCCACCgaatgaacttttttttttgcatatgTAAGAGAATTGAAtgtattaataaataaaattatggaACTTATATTCATACCTCCCAAATTGGCATACCTCTTTAGTCAATGCACTtccaatttatttttataaaatagCAATATGCTATTTAGACCTCCATATTTTTTCCAAAATATCCATTAtctaattaaatcaataaaatgTTATCCATACCTCCACAATTGTTAATTATACTTCCTTCAATCAAACCTCCATCACATGGATTTTTTCCGTTCAATAagtttttagttttgtttatATTCATAGCTAACTTGTTTGTAAAAGTTACAGTATATTACCAAATATATTTATCTGAAGTTCTTTAACATCATCATTGATTATGATAATTATAGTGAAACCGAAAAATAAAATCTCTTTAAAACAAAAgctaaaaacaataaaaatcaatatCAATTTAGTGTGTACATCATCTTTCGAAAAATATATCAGAGTCAATGCCTACACATTACATAACTTTTGAAACTAACATAAAATTTTACTTAAATGTCTTTGGAATAATCAAAGCGGTCTCAGTACATAGAGTATAAATGTCGAACTCTTATATCAACATTTCTTTCTCAATCCATATTCTAGGCGCAATAGGTTGGAAATAACATTTTCACATATTTAAGACTTATGTCGTACGTACGTGGAAGAAGAGTTtcaatttattatattttattttatattagtactcttaatatatttttagtcATTTCACATCTATTGACTTTATTAAGATttgtatgaaaaaaaaagtgtagaTGTCATTTTAGGACATATAAATAGATGCTCctattaaattaaaaataaaagaaatttagTAACCAGAGAAAAAGTAAAAGAGAAATCCATTTAGGCAAAACAACGTGGGTTTGACTCGAAGAACATCAGCAATGTTCGGAAAGAGTTCAGCGTAAGTTTGAGAGATCTCCTAGACTCTTTCCCTTGGGGTTTCTCACATTTGAGTTTAACTCGTATAGTCGTCATCTCAAACTAAGGAGATCGGAGATGGCCGGCCCCAACAACCACTTATTGTTATAACGTCCAAGATGAGGAATTGAGGATCGAGCCCTCCTTCAGTCCTTGTACACAACGCCCAATTCATgtttcatttccattttaaaATCATCACCCCTTTTTAAAATCTGTGATAACCCAAAGACTCAAAGAGACTGATCAAAGCTATAGTTTTCTCTGCTCTGATCATCAGGTACTGTACCTCATTCACTACTTTTTGATCTCTGCTTTCTTTGTCTTTTTGGAGTCTTTGATCTGGTTTTTGAAATGGGCGATTGAATCTTCATGGTGTCTTTCTTGTGTGATTGCAAACAGTAATTAATTTGATTTGTATATTGTTCTTTATGTAGATTGCATTGTCTACATATATtgcactctttctctctttgacGTAGAAATGTAGTGGCATAGTTGGATGCTTTAGCTAGTATACTGATCCCTTGGAAAACCCCAAATTTTGAGTCTTTTAGGTTCTTGGAATCACGTATATGATTTTCTGGGCATAGACGTTGACTATTTCCAGATGATAGAAGGATTTCgtcaaattttgtaaaagtagAGTTATAATGTTCAAATTTTGGATGCTTTTTCAATATCTGATAGTCTTATTATGTGCATTGAGTACCATTTTGAAGGAATGATACAATTGAGTGATTGACATAGTCATGAGGATTTGGATCTGAAATGCTAAGAATGCAGGGTCATTGTGCTGAGATGGTGCACACTTGTGCCTTGAGAGTGTCGAAATACAGAAATGTCTACTTCAAACTGATATCAGTAACTAACTAAGGCTAGTAACACTTATACTAACTACTTTTCTGATTCTTTAGGGTAGGAAATTAAGGTTGGGAATTATGCCTTTATCGTGTTCAACTGAGAGTCTGACATCTGAAGTGTAATGTTTTAATTGCTTCCAatgaatttatatttataattctGGTTGATAGTTGAAGAAATTCACTTCAACGTGTGCATTATAGTTGAACAGCTACAATTGTTTAAAGAAGATTTAGAGATCATTGTAGACTCACAGTGATGCTGCTCGCTGCTAGatctttgttctttgttcaTGGCATCCATCTTTGTCTAAAGTCTGAAGTCTCAAGCTTTGTCTTAAGTTCATAAATTGCCGCTAACATTCACTTATGTATTAAAGCACAAAAGCACATGGTATTTGACATTTCTTTGTCAATCCGAAAATGACTGTTATTTGACATTCATTATCtgatgttttctttttcaattccATGAATCATTATGCTGGAACAGATGGAGCATGAGAAGGTACCTTTATCTAAAACAGAGAACCTGCATGAAGTTGAGATCCCGATAGTCTCTGAAATAATCGAGGTTCTGCCTGTGCCACAAAAGTCACCCTGCTCTTCCGTCTGTGCTTTTTCCAAGAAAGAAAGCAGTAGTTGGGATTCAGGACAACGTTCAAAATCAGCAACTAAACTTGGTGTACTCATAATTGTCTATATATTGTTTATGGTTATAGAAATTGTAGGTGGTGTAAAATCCAACAGCCTGGCAGTACTTACAGATGCAGCCCACATGTTTACTGATGTTAGTGGATTCGCTATTTCTCTTTTCGCCGTAATTGCTTCAGGTTGGGAGGCAACGTCAGACCAGTCGTTTGGATATCACCGTCTTGAGGTTTTGAGTGCGCTTCTATCAGTGCAGTTAATATGGGTGGTTGCTGCGATCTTGATATATGAAGCAGTTGACAGAATGCTTCACGAGCATGGAAAGATTAATGGGGTTCTAATGTTTGCAGTTGCAGcatttggatttttggttAATTTGATCATGGTAATGTGGCTCGGTCATGATCacactcatcatcatcatcatcatcataatcATGCCTGTGGACACTTTGATcatcatgatgatcatggtCATAATCATAATCAGGATCATGGAAAGGAGGAAGCATGGACAACAGTTGGGGACGATGAAATGAGCTTGGTGTCAACTCCTCcagtaaaaagtaaaatatcaaACATAAATCTCGAAGGAGCTTACCTGCATGTCATGGCTGACATGATTCAGTCCGTTGGAGTAATGATTGCTGGAGCCTTCATCTGGGCGAAGCCAGATTGGTTAGTTGTTGATCTGATTTGCACACTCATCTTTTCTGTCTTTGCTGTAAGCACAACCATACCAATGCTCAGAAATACATATAGCATATTGATGCAGAGAACACCAAATGAAATTGATATCGACAAGTTAGAGAAAGGTCTCAAGAGCATTAAGGGAGTTCAGGATGTTCATGACCTACATGTTTGGGCACTTACTGTTGGAAAATTGGTACTGTCGTGCCATATCACCGCAGAGCCTACAGTAATCTCAAGTCAGATAATTGATGAAATTAGTGAACTTTGTGATAGAACTTACAGACTTCGTGATGTTACGGTACAAATTGAACAGTAGTGTGCAAATTCAACCTATCATCTTCTGTCATAGTTTTACAGTTTACTCTTTGCCCTATACAAGTATATATTACAGGAGGATGGTCAAATGAGGCCAATGTGACTTGTATATCAGCGAGCATTTTACAAATTGATAAATGTCACTGCTCGTTTTCACTTGCACTTGTGTTTTTTCACTTGCTCTCTTCTAACTCTCTGCCTTGACACCAATGTGAATGGATGCTAATTACTAAAAAGGGTTGTTAAAAAAGAGAGTgaagatcactcacctttggaTACTAGACCAACGTAGCAAAAGAATGAGCAGCAGTTTCCACCATCATTTGCaaagaaaagatactgaatctTTATTCAAGTCATGAAGTAACTAGTGAACAAATCGCAGGAATCAAACTGTGAACAAACAATGTCTCCTTTGTTCCATtaattctttaatttgagatgCCAAGCTTCCACCCAACATTCCAAATTTCAATAGTTACAATTTATCAAACATATAAGCAATAGGGCACAAGGAAAAGCAGACCCCAAAAAAGTACCAACACCactgtaaattttaattcacAAGCTTCCTTATCACAACTCAATTAAGTAAAACTGTATTCTACATGGCTCTCCCCCCTCTCACCCAAAAAGGAAGAAATGACTAAAAGAAGTTTTATCCAGCAAATTTTTCTCCTCCCCTAGGTGTCAGTCATCCGTTTATGTAGAGCAGCAACCTTTTTTGTTCGTATTAGCAGAAGCATCACCAACGTTGATAGTAGTTCCTTGACCAGGAAGGGTGGTGCTTGCGACAGCTTCCTGGGCTGCCAGTGCCTTTTTGCTAATGATATGGTGAATCTCTGTTAGAATAGTTTGAAATGCCTTCTCAATATTGGTTGCTCCGAGTGCTGATGTCTCAAGAAATGAGAGACCTTCCCTCTCAGCCAGGGCCTGACCATCATCCTCTGAAACAGCTCTAAGATGGTTCAAGTCAGACTTGTTTCCAGTCAtcataatgacaatattagaATCCGCGTGGTCCCTCAATTCACGAAGCCACCTTTGAACATTATCAAATGTTGGGCGCTTAGTTATGTCATATACAAGAAGAGCACCCACTGCCCCTCTATAGTAAGCACTGGTGATAGCACGATATCGTTCCTGCCCTGCTGTATCCCATATCTGTGCCTTGACAGCTTTTCCTTCAACCTGTGATTTCAAACACAGAAAATGTTAGGTTTGGATGAAATTGCATATCATAAATTGTGAACATAACCATTGGACTGGAAATGGAGTTATATCTAGTTACCACATCCTAGGACGACAtcaccaaaatataaaaactgTGTTTTTAAATTCATTAACAGTCCGGAAGCAGTGAGTCCAGTAGCAGCAATTGTAGCACAAATGAATACTTACCAACAACAGTCATACACATCAACATGCTTGTGAAGGATAATTTGCACTAATAAGGAAAAAACCTCACATACAATATACAAGAAATACAACAGAGGAATTCTTgcttttttttaatacaacAGAGGAATTAAACCTTTACTCATCTATTCCTAGGCATAGATAGATTAATATGTTAAAATGTGGGAACTTTGAATGTATTCGCCTTAAGAAAGAGAAGGCCAAAATTTCAGTTCCCTATAATCTCAATTGGCAACATACAGCACTTAGCATCAGAGACTCTAATTTGTCGCCATAGTCCGATGAAAGTATCTTATAACATGATCAAATCCCATAGTTTCAAAAATTCCGTATGACAAGGATCTCACACGCACCACATTATGAAGGAAGAGAACAGACGTATGCTATACTGCTCTTACATTACTGTAATGGACAACTCGTCGACCAATTTAAGTGGTAACCAACTGGAAACCCAGGCTTGTAGCAATTTCGGCTATCTCAAGCAAATTATATGCTTCATTCGCCATGGATAGCCCCATTCAGAGCTCATTAACAACCTATCACTAGCAATTTCCGAACAATCTGCTAATAATCATAACTAAAAGACTAGAACTTAAAACCAAACGAACTCAATAAACAACAGAAATTAAACCACAGAGTCTGAAATAGGAGAGGGGGAGAACTAGCCTGAAGAGTTCTGGTGGCGAACTCGACGCCGATGGTGGACTTGGACTCCAAGCAGAACTCATTTCTGGTGAACCTGGAGAGAATGTTGGATTTGCCGACTCCAGAGTCGCCGATCAGCACGATCTTGAACAAGTAGTCATACTCGTGGTCCACTCTGCTCGTCATCACTccgatctctctctctatctctctctcccacTTTCACCTACACCAAAATCAACACCCCAAACTTTCACCaaaccaaaatcaaaacagCCAGATCTGACCACACAGATCACACAAACTTCACTTACCGGAAAAATGCAATCTCCGGCGTCGAAATTCACCGCGATGACGGAACCGCTGTAatgatttttccttttctttttaagagaaaaagaaacggAAAGAACGATGAAGAAGAGGCTTTGAAAAAGTTGAAACGGCGAATAAATAAGAGTGGTTTAGGGGAGGGAAGACGACGTCGTTTTAGGACAAATGAGGTCAAAAAGGGTGGGGTTGAGGGACAGTGAGATAGATGCTCTCTCGTCTGACATTGTGCAGCCTGGCGGTTGGTGACAGGAGGATGTTTTTGATTTGCCTCCTTTTGGCTGTTAGTGTCTCCCACGCCGTTTATTTCCACccttttttaatattttttttaggacAGCTATATACCACCTCAATGGAATCCGAGTTCGACCGACATGAATCTACGAATCATTTTTACGTTTTTCTGTTCGGAAAAATGATTCTATGGTCCCGACTAAACTGTTCAATTAGAACTAACACCTTAATTAATAACAGTCTTGTTCCGTCTCATTATTAAGGGTCATTGTCCTACTAAACCAATTGAGACTTATTTGACATTTCAACTGATAAATTTCGTAAATATATAAGCTATGAATTAAAAACTTATGGCTTCATATCAGCATTATTTTTCCGTATGTTGTATAAACTGTAAAGTAAATAGAGTTGCTAAAATTAGATTCTTTGCTACTTGGTGTTTGATAAAATACATCAGTTGTTTGGTTGAGATTTCTATTGTAGTTTCATGGTTTTCTCTATTGAATTGTTGTACATTTGAGGTTAAGGTTCTATGTCTTTCCCCATTgtattatgtgatttcagtAATAATAATAGTTTATTGGCTATCGTTTGACCATGTTTCTAAAAAAAACTACGAATAACTTTACGACTATAGTCGAGCGAGAATATGACCATTTAGAGATATAGAAAGTGAGACGTTCGCCTAGGCGGGTGGATAGCTATGGTAACATTTCCTAGTCAAATCAAAGTTCTTGCTAGTCATAAACTTCACAACCCAAACGTAACCAAACCTTTGGTTTCATTTATTCATCGCAAGAACTGCTAATAAACTAAGGGATTGTTTGGTATTACTgcaacttaaatatatattgtggCTGCTTTGTTGTGAATTGAATTAAACTATGAATTATTGTTTTGGCACTTGGCCTAGGTGATAATTTTATAGCTTAGACTTTCGCTAGACTAGTGTTTAGCCTCATACTTGTTGTATATATAAAGCAATGAAATTGAGAGGTCAATGAGTCAGATTTGAATCAGGTTACAATCTAATGAATATATTGGATATCataatttcattattattgGATCGGTGTGTAATCATATAGTAATATCAATTAAATATTTGCCAATATTCCCACTATCATTCTTCTACTCTATGGAAAAAACTCATGATTAAAATGCCATAAAGATGCGAATGGCGGTAGTTGTTCAAGTTCAGTGGGACGAGCCTTTTTCTACTTCTGTTGTAATAGTTTTAGGTGTCAGGGTTAGTTTAGTGCGGGTTAATGTGACCTCGCTCATAGCATCTCTAGCGGATCGACCTTAGTTATCATGTAGTAGTTGTTTTGCTCAAAGAGAATTTAGTACACGGCGTGTAAATGCACTACATAacgtaaataaaaaaatttataattttcataatgtagttgaaagttgaaacattTGAATGACTGAGATTATATTGAATACTTACAAGTTGTGCATATGAGGCTTTAAAGATCGGTCTTAAACACTTTATAGGTTGCAACATGGGTGGTAATTGTAGTAGGATCGATGTCAATGACCGGAAGCATTTGGGTTCGCAACAGTACTTTGTGGTGGTTGTGAGGAAATGGTGTGATTCTTAACAACTCTTATATGTTAAGGTTCAATTTTATCTCTAAATGTTTATGCACGAAATATTGTTATTGGCAATGTGTTCCTACGAGTGGTATTTACATACGCTAAGATAATTTTAAGGcatcatacaaaaaaaataatataccAACATCTTAGGGTTTCTCTTCTACGCCGCTATAGGAGAGCTGAGTGTTCTCCATCTTTACTTTATGTATTGGTAGGTGGTGTGTATTGTCCAAAGCTATTTTGTTATAGTTGGCTTCCTGTGTTCTATGGTGGAAGTTGTTGGGAGTTTTGCACGAAGGTTGGCGTTGGATGAGGCGGCGGTGGAGGTGGTTATTCCTGACGATCATGTGGGAACGACCGCACGTCAATGGTATCTTACGGGTGAGTTGTGCACTAGAAACAATTACAAATTACAGTTTTTAAGTAATACGATGAGGGGGCTATGGATTCCGAAGGATGAGCCCTGGAACGAGATCGAATCACAGCGACGAGGGTAGGGGAAGGGAATCGAATCTTGTTCTCGTTTCGGAGGGAGTCAGATCTGAAGAAGGTAGTCAAAGGATGTCCTTGGTCTTTTTGATCGAGCCCTTCTTTCCCTGGGAGTAACTGATGGGCAGGAGGACCCGGATGAGGTCGATGTAAGGGTGCAGTTATTCTAGATACGAGTATGAGGTCTTCCACTGGCGTATCTCGAGGATGAAAAGATTGATAGAACTGGGCAATGGCCAGGGAAAGGGATTGGAATGGTTGTCTGAGCAATGAAAGGAAAATATCACCCTGCTTTGGGTGAGTATCTTAGAATTAGGGTTGGGATTGATGTCAGTAAATCTCTACGAAAGTGGGTAACTTTAAGGCTGACTGGTTGGCCAGAGAGTAAACGCTTTGATTTAGAATATGAACGCTTGCCACACTTCTTCTTTGGTGGGTTAATGGAACATGTGGGGGGTAAGTGCCCGCTAAAGCAAGCCGGAAATATTAACACTCCGTCATATGATGCTCTGTTGCATGCTGATCATAAAGAAGAATGGCTTCTGCATCAGTTAGgcaggaaggaggaggagcagAGATCAGCCGGGGGAGGCTGGCGGTTTGGGTTACATCCGAAAAAGAAGATTGGTTGGATTATGGAGGTTCTCGATTTTCCAACAGTGGGGTTGATTTGAAGTCGGACGGAGTATGGGGAGACTATGT encodes:
- the LOC126787749 gene encoding metal tolerance protein B produces the protein MEHEKVPLSKTENLHEVEIPIVSEIIEVLPVPQKSPCSSVCAFSKKESSSWDSGQRSKSATKLGVLIIVYILFMVIEIVGGVKSNSLAVLTDAAHMFTDVSGFAISLFAVIASGWEATSDQSFGYHRLEVLSALLSVQLIWVVAAILIYEAVDRMLHEHGKINGVLMFAVAAFGFLVNLIMVMWLGHDHTHHHHHHHNHACGHFDHHDDHGHNHNQDHGKEEAWTTVGDDEMSLVSTPPVKSKISNINLEGAYLHVMADMIQSVGVMIAGAFIWAKPDWLVVDLICTLIFSVFAVSTTIPMLRNTYSILMQRTPNEIDIDKLEKGLKSIKGVQDVHDLHVWALTVGKLVLSCHITAEPTVISSQIIDEISELCDRTYRLRDVTVQIEQ
- the LOC126787756 gene encoding ras-related protein Rab11C; the encoded protein is MTSRVDHEYDYLFKIVLIGDSGVGKSNILSRFTRNEFCLESKSTIGVEFATRTLQVEGKAVKAQIWDTAGQERYRAITSAYYRGAVGALLVYDITKRPTFDNVQRWLRELRDHADSNIVIMMTGNKSDLNHLRAVSEDDGQALAEREGLSFLETSALGATNIEKAFQTILTEIHHIISKKALAAQEAVASTTLPGQGTTINVGDASANTNKKGCCST